The following coding sequences lie in one Vibrio splendidus genomic window:
- a CDS encoding sensor domain-containing diguanylate cyclase, giving the protein MNKLSFDRKMPLYVVSTLALNMAVSLWLLSMASSAVMAFSVCALFLLSTLITARLYRHEMAQSKNSLSEAIIDGVAGFIILDSQLRVIQVNQQFSRVSGYAFNQVESRPISDLCFMNNSSLISTITRSLKENQRWKGELSGVSRLGEHFTVNVVVEKLAEILSHNNKYVVTFTDISRRKVLERRLRMLVDTDSLTGCWNRRRFDKELNHYSNLAERYGYTHSCLALIDLDHFKAINDNHGHDQGDSALKEVAELLRNNSRETDIVARVGGEEFAILMPETNLAEAFEAMYRLKEVIAKGTTLNLTVSSGVSEIQAQAEATYRSADKALYRAKGNGRNRVCSSSSSSSSSSGSGSGSAAPIVLG; this is encoded by the coding sequence GAAAAATGCCGCTATACGTGGTGTCTACACTTGCCCTTAATATGGCAGTTAGCTTGTGGTTATTGAGTATGGCTTCTTCGGCAGTCATGGCTTTTTCTGTGTGCGCGTTGTTTTTGCTCAGCACCCTCATTACTGCACGCCTATATCGACATGAAATGGCTCAAAGCAAGAATAGCTTGTCTGAAGCGATCATTGATGGCGTCGCTGGTTTTATCATCCTCGATAGTCAATTGAGGGTAATACAAGTCAATCAACAGTTCTCTAGAGTTTCAGGCTATGCCTTTAATCAAGTCGAGTCTCGCCCGATTTCTGATCTCTGTTTTATGAATAACAGCAGTTTAATATCGACCATTACTCGCTCACTCAAGGAAAACCAGAGATGGAAGGGGGAGTTGAGTGGAGTCAGTCGACTTGGCGAACATTTTACTGTGAATGTGGTTGTCGAAAAGTTAGCTGAAATACTGTCGCACAATAATAAATATGTGGTGACCTTTACGGATATTAGTCGACGCAAAGTATTAGAACGTCGATTAAGAATGTTGGTGGACACAGATTCTCTCACAGGGTGCTGGAACCGCCGCCGTTTTGATAAAGAACTTAACCATTATTCAAACTTAGCGGAGCGTTATGGTTATACACACTCTTGTTTGGCGTTGATCGATTTAGATCATTTCAAGGCCATCAATGATAATCATGGTCATGACCAAGGTGATTCAGCGCTGAAAGAGGTCGCTGAACTGTTGAGAAATAACAGTCGAGAAACCGACATCGTCGCGCGAGTAGGCGGCGAGGAGTTCGCTATCTTAATGCCCGAAACTAATTTGGCAGAAGCGTTTGAGGCGATGTATCGATTGAAAGAAGTGATTGCCAAAGGAACAACACTGAACCTGACTGTGAGCAGTGGTGTATCTGAAATACAGGCACAAGCTGAAGCGACCTATCGCAGTGCGGATAAGGCGCTTTATCGCGCTAAAGGTAATGGGCGAAATAGAGTGTGTAGCTCTAGCTCTAGCTCTAGTTCTAGCTCAGGCTCAGGCTCGGGCAGTGCAGCGCCCATTGTCCTTGGTTAG
- a CDS encoding AraC family transcriptional regulator — protein MTSSHYQVPVIQTNYAKILVQVFSDYGLDLHLLLKDSGLPPDLIESESDFVPSESIKRLIYLTSAQLGVSRFTDILGLAFRRRIIPNVLHQFTEFETIGDALKQINSIFAYDSPGSKVEFIQEHGQSWFCRTAPEDNSPMFQWGEAFAITYIIELITILSQSPWLPNKVRLQGHDIDVVKTLVPSSCQLFVDQSSTAVLIPEEILQLPIRLTSKELSAKPTLIEWHTSFTDSVYELLKPYMKEQDLSLEEAAELLNFSVRTFQRKLKNENTTYRKIKENLMFSVACELMEEGHTLTYISSQLGYTNISHFSRAFKRVSGLTPKIYQRSISA, from the coding sequence ATGACCTCTAGTCACTACCAAGTCCCGGTAATTCAAACGAACTACGCTAAAATTCTGGTTCAGGTTTTTTCTGACTATGGTCTTGATTTACATCTGTTGCTCAAAGATTCCGGTTTACCACCCGACCTTATCGAATCAGAAAGTGATTTTGTGCCATCGGAATCCATTAAGCGTTTGATTTATCTGACATCAGCACAACTCGGCGTATCTCGGTTCACCGATATTCTTGGACTCGCATTTCGACGTCGAATCATCCCAAATGTCTTGCATCAATTTACCGAATTCGAAACCATTGGTGATGCACTAAAACAGATCAATTCAATCTTTGCCTATGACTCCCCAGGCAGCAAAGTCGAGTTTATTCAAGAACACGGTCAGAGCTGGTTTTGCCGAACTGCCCCCGAAGACAATTCCCCTATGTTTCAATGGGGGGAAGCTTTTGCGATTACATATATCATTGAATTAATAACCATTTTATCCCAATCCCCATGGTTACCTAATAAGGTTCGTCTTCAAGGACATGACATCGATGTCGTCAAAACACTGGTGCCAAGTAGCTGCCAACTGTTTGTTGATCAGTCGTCGACGGCTGTGCTTATTCCTGAAGAAATCTTACAACTCCCAATTCGCCTAACCTCTAAAGAACTCAGTGCTAAACCGACACTGATTGAGTGGCACACCAGCTTTACCGATAGCGTTTATGAGCTTCTAAAGCCGTACATGAAAGAACAAGACCTCTCTCTTGAAGAAGCCGCTGAGCTACTCAACTTTTCGGTGCGAACGTTCCAACGCAAACTCAAGAACGAAAACACCACTTATCGAAAGATCAAAGAAAACCTGATGTTTTCGGTAGCTTGCGAACTGATGGAAGAAGGCCACACGCTGACCTACATTTCTAGCCAGCTCGGTTACACCAACATCTCGCATTTTTCTCGTGCGTTTAAGCGCGTTTCAGGGTTAACACCCAAGATCTATCAACGCTCGATTTCGGCTTAG
- a CDS encoding HlyD family secretion protein — protein sequence MSEAKGNKQEANEEVGQQENGKDKVRKVTNYLLLFVAFMLIFSVISDRIIPITDNARVKGYIVPIKPEVSGKVLDILVQPNQLVNQGDKLAILDESDYKIAVQQAEQNLEIAGQNVGAQTASIASAQAKLTSAIVERQNTKLQAKRVLEMADKGVVSKSDADKARAALATSRAAVVNAEADLEGAKQQMGKEGQENSQVKAALLALEQAQLNLERTVITAPTQGGVSNFSLSEGFYASAGQAIMTFVSTEDIWIEAYYRENSLGNVTVGDEVEVALDFAPGKVVKGRVSSIDWGVDWGQNDQAGKLAQASQQTGWLRQTQMLPITIEFERDEMQGMLRVGGQADVIVYSGDNFVFNAIGKVWIRLISVLSYVR from the coding sequence ATGTCAGAAGCCAAAGGGAATAAGCAAGAAGCCAATGAAGAAGTTGGCCAGCAAGAAAATGGAAAAGACAAAGTAAGAAAGGTCACAAACTACCTATTGTTGTTTGTTGCATTCATGTTGATCTTCAGTGTCATTTCAGACCGCATCATCCCTATTACTGATAATGCTCGTGTAAAAGGTTATATCGTTCCAATCAAGCCAGAGGTGTCGGGTAAAGTACTCGATATACTGGTTCAACCTAACCAACTGGTTAATCAAGGCGACAAGTTAGCCATTTTAGATGAGTCTGATTACAAAATTGCAGTACAACAAGCCGAGCAAAATTTAGAGATTGCAGGCCAAAATGTCGGTGCTCAAACCGCGAGCATTGCTTCAGCTCAAGCGAAACTCACTTCAGCGATTGTTGAAAGACAAAACACCAAACTGCAAGCCAAGCGTGTTTTAGAGATGGCCGATAAAGGTGTGGTTTCTAAATCAGACGCAGATAAAGCGCGAGCAGCATTAGCGACCTCTCGGGCGGCTGTTGTGAATGCAGAGGCTGATCTTGAAGGTGCGAAGCAACAAATGGGTAAAGAAGGCCAAGAAAACAGTCAAGTGAAAGCTGCGTTGCTGGCTCTTGAACAAGCTCAATTGAACCTAGAGCGCACCGTGATTACCGCGCCGACACAAGGTGGGGTTTCTAACTTTAGCCTGTCTGAAGGGTTTTATGCATCGGCAGGGCAAGCAATCATGACCTTTGTTTCAACCGAAGATATTTGGATTGAAGCTTATTATCGAGAGAACAGCCTAGGTAATGTAACGGTCGGTGATGAAGTTGAAGTGGCGTTAGATTTCGCACCGGGCAAAGTGGTAAAAGGGCGCGTAAGTAGTATCGATTGGGGTGTTGATTGGGGGCAAAATGATCAAGCAGGTAAGCTTGCGCAAGCTAGCCAACAAACGGGTTGGTTGCGTCAAACACAGATGCTTCCTATCACTATTGAATTTGAACGAGATGAGATGCAAGGCATGCTTCGAGTGGGTGGCCAAGCGGATGTGATTGTTTATAGCGGCGACAACTTTGTGTTCAACGCGATAGGCAAAGTTTGGATTCGTCTGATTAGCGTATTGTCTTATGTCCGATAA
- a CDS encoding DUF2955 domain-containing protein, translating into MSDKPILDQQIQQRILRYTVGVTLAVFLAAWINWPLAFVAPVFTAKFLIDKPNLHKETVYELLLAVVVTMGLGLLLSRGITHYPIPLLILVGLMMLWGYYLFVDPKWNLFATILLIAVLMLPFMAIDNPGVSVMLASGLATSGVVSVMIFALVHVFFPEPKSEFSGFAAAPLEKKQRWYAAFRAMIISYPVVCFFFIFQISEALLTMMFIALLSLMITSEKSIKLSAFLVISNGIGGLLAIAAFSILSIVPNIIFYSLFIGLVAIVIAKKIYTVPEKAPIFATAFSTLLVLVGSTLMSSGDIDSNTLIRIFQLVLIGIYMILASLFLETRNWKFLQNQP; encoded by the coding sequence ATGTCCGATAAGCCGATTCTTGACCAGCAAATACAGCAACGGATCCTGAGGTATACGGTTGGGGTCACGTTGGCTGTTTTCTTGGCGGCATGGATAAACTGGCCACTTGCGTTTGTGGCGCCAGTGTTCACTGCTAAATTCCTAATTGATAAACCAAATCTCCATAAGGAAACGGTCTACGAATTGCTCTTGGCAGTTGTGGTGACTATGGGGTTAGGTTTATTGCTATCGCGAGGAATTACCCATTACCCAATCCCATTGCTGATTTTAGTGGGGCTAATGATGCTTTGGGGTTACTACTTGTTTGTCGACCCTAAATGGAACCTGTTCGCCACCATATTGTTGATTGCTGTCTTGATGTTGCCATTCATGGCGATTGATAACCCTGGCGTTTCGGTAATGCTGGCATCTGGCTTAGCAACTTCTGGTGTGGTTTCAGTGATGATCTTTGCGTTAGTGCATGTATTTTTCCCTGAGCCTAAATCGGAGTTCTCAGGTTTTGCTGCTGCACCACTCGAAAAGAAACAGCGTTGGTATGCGGCCTTTAGGGCGATGATTATCTCCTATCCAGTGGTATGTTTTTTCTTTATTTTTCAAATATCTGAAGCTTTATTGACAATGATGTTCATTGCGCTGTTATCGTTGATGATTACGTCAGAGAAGTCGATAAAGTTGAGTGCTTTTCTAGTGATAAGTAACGGTATCGGGGGATTGCTCGCGATAGCGGCTTTTTCAATCCTTTCGATTGTTCCTAATATTATCTTCTACTCTTTATTCATAGGCTTGGTCGCTATTGTGATCGCCAAGAAGATCTACACAGTTCCCGAAAAAGCGCCGATTTTCGCCACTGCATTTAGTACGTTGTTAGTACTTGTCGGTAGCACTTTGATGAGCTCAGGCGACATCGATAGCAACACTCTTATACGCATATTCCAATTAGTGTTAATTGGTATATATATGATTTTGGCTTCTTTATTCCTAGAAACTCGGAATTGGAAGTTCCTACAAAATCAGCCTTAA